Proteins from one Corticium candelabrum chromosome 4, ooCorCand1.1, whole genome shotgun sequence genomic window:
- the LOC134177931 gene encoding mucin-5AC-like, with translation MQWNCLLRVLLACLFSNSRHVTAQSSEVVATIDDFTSAIVESTVPVIVQSTAPVIVESTASVIVQSTAPVIVKSTAPVIPVFVESTASVIAESTAPVIVESTATVLVESIAPVIAESTAPVIVESTAPVVVESTTAVIVESTASVIVESTAPVTAESSTPFIIESTAPVTAESSTPFIIESTASVIAESTAPVIVESTAPVIVESTAPVVVESTAPVVVESTTAAIVESTAPVIVESTAPVIAESAAPVIVESTIPFIAKSTALVIVESTAPVIVESTAPVIVESTAPVTAESSTPFIIESTAPVIAESTAPVIAESTAPVIVESTAPVIAESSTPFIIESTAPVIAESTAPVIVESTAPVIVESTAPIIVESTAPVVVESTAPVVVESTTAAIVESTAPVIAESTAPVIVESTAPVIVESTAPVIVESTAPVIVESTAPVIVESTAPVIVESTAPVVVESTTAVIVESTAPVIVESTAPVIVESTAPVIVESTAPVVVESTTAVIVESTAPVIAEFTAPVIVQSTAPVIVESTAPVIAESTAPVIVESTAPVVVESTTAAIVESTAPVIAESTAPVIVESTATVVVESTTAAIVESTAPVIAESTAPVIVESTATVVVESTTAAIVESTAPVIAESTAPVIVESTAPVIAESSSPFIIKSTAPVILESTAPVVVESTAPVITESTASVIVESTAPVIAESTAPAIVESTAPVITEATAPVTLESTAFIAIESTAQIAVELTASVISVVESPSPVATTSVIVETTDLESTTLVLLEATSLPCVHTTLVCLQ, from the exons ATGCAGTGGAATTGTCTACTTCGAGTGCTCCTTGCCTGTCTCTTCTCAAACAGCAGACATG TTACTGCGCAGTCTTCTGAAGTTGTAGCCACTATAGATGATTTTACATCAGCCATTGTAGAATCTACTGTTCCAGTCATTGTTCAGTCTACTGCTCCAGTTATTGTCGAGTCTACTGCTTCAGTCATTGTTCAGTCTACTGCTCCAGTTATTGTCAAGTCTACTGCTCCAGTTATTCCAGTCTTTGTCGAGTCTACTGCTTCAGTTATTGCAGAATCTACTGCTCCAGTCATTGTAGAGTCTACTGCTACAGTGCTCGTTGAGTCTATTGCTCCAGTTATTGCAGAATCTACTGCTCCAGTCATTGTCGAGTCTACTGCTCCAGTCGTTGTCGAGTCTACTACTGCAGTGATTGTCGAGTCTACTGCTTCGGTCATTGTTGAGTCTACTGCTCCAGTCACTGCAGAATCTAGTACTCCATTCATCATCGAGTCTACTGCTCCAGTTACTGCAGAATCTAGTACTCCATTCATCATCGAGTCTACTGCTTCAGTCATTGCAGAATCTACTGCTCCAGTCATTGTAGAATCTACTGCTCCAGTCATTGTCGAGTCTACTGCTCCAGTCGTTGTTGAGTCTACTGCTCCAGTCGTTGTCGAGTCTACTACTGCAGCGATTGTCGAGTCTACTGCTCCAGTCATTGTTGAGTCTACTGCTCCAGTCATTGCAGAATCTGCTGCTCCAGTCATTGTCGAGTCTACTATTCCATTCATTGCAAAATCTACTGCTCTGGTCATTGTTGAGTCTACTGCTCCAGTCATTGTAGAATCTACTGCTCCAGTCATTGTCGAGTCTACTGCTCCAGTTACTGCAGAATCTAGTACTCCATTCATCATCGAGTCTACTGCTCCAGTCATTGCAGAATCTACTGCTCCAGTCATTGCAGAATCTACTGCTCCAGTCATTGTTGAGTCTACTGCTCCAGTTATTGCAGAATCTAGTACTCCATTCATCATTGAGTCTACTGCTCCAGTCATTGCAGAATCTACTGCTCCAGTCATTGTTGAGTCTACTGCTCCAGTCATTGTAGAATCTACTGCTCCAATCATTGTCGAGTCTACTGCTCCAGTCGTTGTCGAGTCTACTGCTCCAGTCGTTGTCGAGTCTACTACTGCAGCGATTGTCGAGTCTACTGCTCCAGTCATTGCAGAATCTACTGCTCCAGTCATTGTTGAGTCTACTGCTCCAGTCATTGTAGAATCTACTGCTCCAGTCATTGTCGAGTCTACTGCTCCAGTCATTGTTGAGTCTACTGCTCCAGTCATTGTAGAATCTACTGCTCCAGTCATTGTCGAGTCTACTGCTCCAGTCGTTGTCGAGTCTACTACCGCAGTGATTGTCGAGTCTACTGCTCCAGTCATTGTTGAGTCTACTGCTCCAGTCATTGTAGAATCTACTGCTCCAGTCATTGTCGAGTCTACTGCTCCAGTCGTTGTCGAGTCTACTACTGCAGTGATTGTCGAGTCTACTGCTCCAGTCATTGCAGAATTTACTGCTCCAGTCATTGTACAATCTACTGCTCCAGTCATTGTCGAGTCTACTGCTCCAGTCATTGCAGAATCTACTGCTCCAGTCATTGTCGAGTCTACTGCTCCAGTCGTTGTCGAGTCTACTACTGCAGCGATTGTGGAGTCTACTGCTCCAGTCATTGCAGAATCTACTGCTCCAGTCATTGTCGAGTCTACTGCTACAGTCGTTGTCGAGTCTACTACTGCAGCGATTGTCGAGTCTACTGCTCCAGTCATTGCAGAATCTACTGCTCCAGTCATTGTCGAGTCTACTGCTACAGTCGTTGTCGAGTCTACTACTGCAGCGATTGTCGAGTCTACTGCTCCAGTCATTGCAGAATCTACTGCTCCAGTCATTGTTGAGTCTACTGCTCCAGTTATTGCAGAATCTAGTTCTCCATTCATCATCAAGTCTACTGCTCCAGTCATCCTTGAGTCTACTGCTCCAGTCGTTGTCGAGTCTACTGCTCCAGTTATTACAGAATCTACTGCTTCAGTCATTGTTGAGTCTACTGCTCCAGTTATTGCAGAATCTACTGCTCCAGCCATTGTCGAGTCTACTGCTCCAGTCATTACAGAAGCTACTGCTCCTGTCACTTTGGAGTCTACTGCTTTTATTGCGATAGAATCAACTGCTCAAATTGCTGTAGAGTTGACTGCTTCAGTCATCTCTGTTGTGGAGTCTCCTTCTCCAGTTGCTACTACGTCAGTCATTGTGGAGACTACTGATTTAGAGTCTACCACTCTAGTCTTACTTGAAGCAACTTCATTGCCATGTGTCCACACTACTCTTGTATGT CTTCAGTAG
- the LOC134179143 gene encoding mucin-like protein: MADSLSSFTVSYESTVPVNIEASTLVQLYSSATNAELITNAVNIQSSTVDEVHFTTPLDGYLTTPVNVLATTLVNVQATTVDSVYALRFTSTYLNSETSTSVCLYHTPVCIETTTYCIQSSSVFSPISQVTPTPTSAPPLKFVLPFGDKTGDRDLHQTDDGCSERFDLGHLVVPAFGQVISSFYVCANGVVSTMSPFHLYVPQLFPGDQRLINRLLFAPFWVDVDIRREGRIWYGSHLKERTSVTRLTDELIHELSPEHSDFTSEAVFVVTWESVPNYPDGSIFFNDEKSDLRNTFQAAIITNFTNTFMTYSYIDIQFSGRRNAVVGYTAGDGKSFFNQPGSQTDDIGKIDEVKTGNYTGLLFFHLTSIMAENSEADFLCRNWYYEDKKRFGDIERLQFSFTPCPWTSLHAARDRRYKEVRSDKGECYIGLFPRQVFLGGEVLRVETECCYQSRSLNLGSPFGGSISPYHRLSSADEYIKLTALPYDWCCRQSSNCHLYFERRPSRSSWFYWPPGWGWFFGDPHIRTLDGKSYTFNGHGEYILLKTRDESFVLEGRAEPVGQSNSNATVFTAVAMAQYSASNDFTANDPNSTALHVQLTANNTMQVFARNPEETSFVDITSNVTALSNTSILFLNNLMISQPDNLTLEALFSSDILVRVEAKKELLAVVFAGPVSFMTGTRGLLGVWDENPDNDFTNRTGTVLSPDASDRTIHFQFGLSWEIMSNESLFYYPDGSGPADFSFPDYVPLFIDEAEFTNLATAADENLITACGGDQRCLFDSIQTGDVEVGSQSLLTDQTNSVDVMVLDNSPPVVTGNETLFAFVNDTTIYLFTVTDMNDTFNVILQGSLPPEEEYTLTKTGNSYNFTWTPTSAQSVGIQFLATDSAGAPTLLHPLVRLCACDRKLNATCTDGNEDPGENKFVLQSCSCGSGYGGRFCDMDVNGCNDIDCFPGVECTDNPAPLTGATCGDCPNGTIATINSSNSCQDVNECQDNSTNDCEQRCNNNIGSFSCSCFTGYSLNGDGKSCDDIDECSDLNLSPCHQICNNTLGSFACDCEYGFTIEADGVTCEVAESSKCQDPVRCEQLCALNRADDDTCFCKKGFKLDGNMMNCSDVDECASKNSNNCEQQCNNTEGSFECSCGSGYRINGHSCDDDNECIIMSKPCAVTEICYNTPGSFNCQCPPATVSINGTCQGGKTLPPTTNRPTTITPTSTSTISTTVLDTTAGQVRTTFSNITVALFQSKISSFRQAVAESVSNHCIGNENCQQSTRRRRASFDLTADDVIIISTSQSGSDVVVTFYVVSPSGGSILPATAVALAIQTDNAKARFQAIGLVLTEVVVVKPTTTPSTEPPTVDTGLTTAQKVGIIAGVIGGVIVIIMIGCVVYFIKTSKKLTKVTPVASDGDEGLLLRPMKHPSGRTSGSASPETA; this comes from the exons ATGGCAGATAGTCTGTCTAGCTTTACGGTTAGTTATGAGTCAACAGTTCCAGTGAATATTGAAGCTTCAACACTAGTACAGCTGTACAGCTCAGCAACCAATGCTGAGCTAATTACAAATGCAGTGAATATACAGTCTTCAACTGTAGATGAGGTGCACTTCACTACTCCACTTGATGGCTATTTGACCACACCAGTCAACGTTTTAGCTACAACTTTGGTCAATGTTCAAGCTACCACTGTAGACAGTGTTTATGCATTAAGATTTACTTCAACATATTTGAATTCTGAGACAAGtacatctgtgtgtctttATCACACTCCAGTTTGTATTGAAACTACAACATACTGCATTCAGTCGTCTTCGGTTTTCTCCCCAATATCTCAAGTAACTCCAACACCAACTTCAGCACCACCACTAAAGT TTGTTCTTCCATTTGGTGACAAAACTGGTGATCGAGACCTTCATCAAACTGATGATGGATGTTCTGAACGGTTCGATCTTGGGCATCTCGTAGTACCTGCTTTTGGCCAAGTTATTTCTAGTTTCTAT gtttGTGCCAATGGCGTTGTTTCAACAATGTCTCCATTTCATCTCTATGTTCCACAGTTGTTTCCTGGGGATCAAAGGCTGATAAATCGACTTTTGTTTGCTCCATTCTGGGTGGATGTGGATATTCGAAGAGAAGGAAGAATCTGGTATGGCAGTCATCTAAAAGAACGTACTAGTGTCACAAGGCTAACTGATGAATTGATTCATGAGCTGAGTCCAGAGCACTCTGACTTTACGTCAGAagctgtttttgttgtaacaTGGGAGAGTGTACCAAACTATCCAGATGGCAGTATCTTCTTTAATGATGAAAAGTCTGATTTACGAAATACATTCCAAGCTGCAATCATAACAAACTTTACCAACACTTTTATGACCTACAGTTATATTGACATACAGTTTTCTGGTCGACGGAATGCTGTTGTGGGATATACAGCAGGAGATGGAAAAAGCTTTTTTAATCAACCTGGTTCACAAACAGATGATATTGGTAAGATTGATGAGGTAAAGACTGGAAATTACACAGGACTGCTGTTCTTTCACCTCACTTCCATAATGGCAGAAAATTCTGAAGCTGACTTTCTGTGTCGTAATTGGTATTATGAGGACAAAAAAAGGTTTGGAGATATAGAAAGGTTACAATTCTCTTTTACCCCTTGCCCATGGACGTCTTTACATGCAGCACGTGACAGGCGATATAAAGAAGTACGAAGTGATAAGGGAGAGTGCTATATTGGCCTATTTCCACGTCAAGTATTTCTTGGAGGTGAGGTGCTTAGAGTAGAGACTGAATGCTGCTACCAATCTAGATCATTGAATCTTGGATCCCCGTTTGGAGGTAGCATTAGTCCATACCATCGATTAAGTTCGGCAGACGAATATATAAAATTAACTGCTCTGCCATATGACTGGTGCTGTCGTCAATCTAGCAACTGCCATCTTTATTTTGAGAGAAGACCCAGTAGATCATCTTGGTTTTATTGGCCACCTGGATGGG gaTGGTTCTTTGGTGATCCTCACATACGGACACTGGATGGGAAATCATACACGTTTAATGGACACGGAGAGTACATCCTTTTAAAAACTAGAGATGAATCATTTGTTTTGGAGGGTCGAGCTGAACCCGTTGGACAAAGCAACTCCAATGCTACTGTATTCACAGCTGTTGCAATGGCTCAGTATTCTGCCAGTAATGATTTTACAGCAAATGATCCTAATTCAACTGCGCTTCATGTGCAGCTAACAGCAAACAATACAATGCAAGTATTTGCAAGAAACCCGGAAGAAACATCATTTGTAGACATTACTAGCAATGTCACTgcactgagcaatacatctaTCTTATTTTTAAACAACCTCATGATATCGCAACCAGACAACTTAACATTAGAAGCTTTGTTCAGCTCTGATATTTTAGTGAGAGTGGAGGCAAAGAAGGAACTGTTAGCTGTTGTGTTTGCCGGTCCAGTTAGCTTTATGACTGGGACAAGAGGACTCTTGGGTGTGTGGGATGAGAATCCAGACAATGATTTTACAAATAGAACTGGAACTGTATTATCTCCTGATGCTTCAGACAGGACAATTCACTTTCAATTTGGACTTTCCT GGGAAATAATGTCAAATGAGAGTCTTTTCTATTACCCTGATGGTTCAGGACCTGCTGACTTCAGCTTCCCAGATTATGTTCCTCTCTTTATCGATGAAGCTGAGTTTACAAATTTGGCAACAGCAGCAGATGAAAATCTGATCACTGCTTGTGGTGGAGACCAGAGGTGTCTTTTTGACAGCATTCAGACTGGAGATGTAGAAGTTGGATCTCAGTCGCTTTTAACAGACCAGACAAATAGTGTTGATGTCATGGTCTTAG ATAACAGTCCTCCGGTTGTGACTGGCAATGAAACTTTGTTTGCCTTCGTCAATGACACTACTATCTATCTGTTTACTGTGACTGATATGAATGATACTTTTAATGTAATACTTCAAGGAAGTCTACCACCAGAAGAAGAGTACACACTCACAAAGACAGGCAATTCGTATAACTTCACTTGGACTCCCACGTCTGCGCAGTCCGTAGGCATTCAGTTTCTTGCCACGGACTCTGCGGGAGCACCAACATTGTTACATCCACTTGTAAGACTGTGTGCTTGTGATCGAAAACTTAATGCAACTTGTACAGATGGAAACGAAGACCCTGGGgaaaacaaatttgttttaCAGAGTTGTAGCTGTGGTTCAG GCTATGGGGGCAGGTTCTGTGACATGGATGTTAATGGCTGTAATGATATTGACTGTTTTCCTGGTGTGGAATGTACGGACAACCCAGCACCTCTAACTGGAGCCACATGTGGGGATTGTCCCAACGGCACTATCGCAACGATTAACTCAAGTAACTCTTGTCAAG ATGTGAATGAATGTCAGGACAATTCAACTAATGACTGTGAGCAAagatgtaataataatattggCAGCTTCAGTTGCAGCTGTTTCACTGGTTACAGCTTGAATGGAGATGGCAAATCATGTGATG ACATCGATGAGTGCAGTGATTTAAATTTGTCACCGTGCCATCAGATCTGTAATAACACACTTGGCTCTTTTGCGTGTGATTGTGAATACGGATTTACAATTGAAGCTGATGGTGTAACCTGTGAAG TGGCTGAGAGTAGTAAATGTCAAGACCCAGTGCGGTGCGAGCAGCTTTGTGCTCTTAATCGTGCTGATGACGACACATGTTTCTGCAAAAAAGGATTCAAACTTGATGGCAATATGATGAATTGTAGTG ACGTCGATGAATGTGCAagtaaaaacagtaacaactgtGAGCAGCAATGCAACAATACGGAGGGTTCATTTGAATGTAGCTGCGGTTCTGGTTATAGAATCAATGGCCACTCATGTGATG ATGATAATGAGTGCATTATAATGTCAAAGCCATGTGCAGTCACGGAAATTTGCTACAACACACCTGGTTCATTTAATTGCCAATGTCCACCTGCCACAGTTTCCATAAACGGGACATGCCAAG GTGGTAAGACACTACCTCCaacgacaaacagaccaactaCAATCACACCAACATCCACTTCCACAATATCAACTACAGTGCTTGACACAACTGCTGGACAAGTCCGAACAACATTTTCCAACATTACAGTTGCACTG TTCCAGTCAAAAATTTCCAGCTTTAGGCAAGCAGTAGCTGAAAGTGTGTCTAATCATTGCATTGGAAATGAAAATtgtcaacaatcaacaagaaGAAG GCGTGCCAGCTTTGACTTGACTGCTGATGATGTCATTATCATATCAACTAGTCAATCTGGATCTGATGTTGTAGTCACATTCTATGTTGTCAGTCCCAGCGGTGGATCCATCTTGCCTGCAACTGCTGTAGCACTGGCTATTCAGACTGACAATGCAAAAGCCAGGTTTCAAGCCATTGGTTTAGTGTTAACTGAAGTTGTTGTAGTGAAACCAACTACTACCCCATCCACTGAGCCTCCCACTGTAGATACTGGTCTGACAACAGCACAGAAAGTGGGAATTATAGCTGGTGTTATTGGAGgtgtcattgtcatcatcatgatTGGCTGCGTTGTGTATTTCAT AAAAACGTCAAAAAAGTTAACAAAGGTAACACCAGTAGCAAGTGATGGTGATGAGGGGTTGCTTCTTCGTCCAATGAAACACCCATCAGGTAGAACCTCTGGAAGTGCTTCACCAGAAACAGCTTGA
- the LOC134177932 gene encoding calretinin-like, with the protein MELFAVENSQHSRVLPVEENYILKLKGKKQLTRNEMTEFFQHYDQDNNGKISGAELMALLRDILQAEGKEPNFQEIKEFHQAILSLCDVNHDRMIDEAELTLLLSPSAKK; encoded by the exons ATGGAACTATTTGCTGTTGAGAATTCACAACATTCTAGAGTCTTGCCGGTGGAGGAGAACTACATCTTGAAGTTGAAG GGTAAGAAACAACTGACTCGCAACGAAATGACCGAGTTCTTCCAGCACTATGACCAG GACAATAATGGTAAAATATCTGGAGCAGAACTGATGGCTCTTTTGAGGGACATTCTACAGGCAGAGGGCAAG GAACCTAACTTTCAAGAAATTAAGGAGTTCCATCAGGCTATTCTTAGTCTCTGTGATGTGAATCATGACAGGATGATAGATGAAGCAGAACTCACCCTGTTACTGTCTCCTTCAGCTAAAAAGTGA
- the LOC134179144 gene encoding calbindin-32-like, which translates to MATAKASRANKTDNPPADTTRQLTSTQFLRTWRHYDTDRNGYIENDELDAFLKEMLSDHCGPEIDESLLAASKAKFLAKYDQNYDGRISLEELAVILPTEESFLLRFRGKINLSSVDFMQINLLYARYGVNMMKIGAVLLRQRN; encoded by the exons ATGGCAACAGCGAAAGCTTCGAGGGCGAACAAGACCGATAACCCACCCGCTGATACTACTAGACAACTAACGTCAACCCAATTCTTGCGAACATGGCGTCACTACGACACGGATA GGAACGGATACATTGAGAATGATGAGCTAGATGCATTTCTGAAGGAAATGTTGTCTGATCATTGTGGTCCG GAGATTGATGAGTCTTTATTGGCTGCTAGCAAAGCAAAGTTTCTTGCGAAATATGATCAGAATTATGACGGTCGAATTTCATTGGAAGAG CTGGCTGTGATCCTTCCAACAGAAGAGAGTTTCTTACTAAGATTTCGAGGCAAAATAAACCTCTCTAGTGTCGACTTTATGCAGATAAATTTACTGTATGCAAG ATATGGCGTCAATATGATGAAGATAGGAGCGGTTTTATTGAGGCAGAGGAATTGA
- the LOC134177933 gene encoding uncharacterized protein K02A2.6-like, protein MTRCLLGRPAIEALQVIKHCETVHEGASNLVEVADVQAEFPNLFKGLGKMKEGYTICLKSDTKPFALSTPRRIPIPLMKKVEDELLKMQVEGVISKVDQPTDWCSGMVIVPKSNGCVRVCVDMSKLNESVKRGRMVLPSVEHTLAQLQGARVFSKLDANSGFWQIAIWYNIGTRAIPKTMSETLNGLPGTLCLMDDILVYGKTQAEHEQHLRKVLDRVQQAGLTLNQEKCIISTNTVKFLGHVVDHTGIRSDPDKVNAIKEMPEPSTPTEVRRLLGMVNQLGKFLPRLAKETDPLRALITSKSEWMWGDSQQLAFETMKEDLSQPPVLALYSPTRPTAVSADASAYGLGAVIRQNQDNGEWKPIAYASREQQDADETSYQLKQFCRNGWPPKHKLKGDIKKFWAVSSELSVEDGLLLRGSRLVIPTSMQAEILHKLHLGHLGITKCRERACSAVWWPGITSQLQDKIEQCSICNKQRPIPVEPLLPTVFPSRLWQTLGTDLFEWRGKSFLLVVDYYSRYPEVVSLSSTSSKEVIDKMKAMFARHGIPDEVRSDNGPQYASDIFAKFAKKYDFVHTTSSPRYPQSNGEAERMVQTMKKLLMKSDDPYQGLLSYRSAPLSNGYSPAELLMGRQLRSFVPTTLATLLPKRVPYRDIQVKEQVQRQKTKERFDKHHRVKELPPLSQGEKVWIPDRTERGSILQQSKTPRSYTVAAPSEEFRRNRRHIVRDHQQKEPVPEDQKTEMKKEEPTESTVQHPPSIQAGLTTTRSGRAVKPPQKLDL, encoded by the exons ATGACAAGATGTTTACTTGGCAGACCAGCCATAGAAGCTCTGCAAGTAATCAAACACTGTGAGACAGTACACGAAGGTGCAAGTAATCTGGTTGAGGTGGCTGATGTGCAAGCTGAATTCCCAAATTTGTTTAAGGGCCTTGGAAAGATGAAAGAAGGGTACACTATCTGTCTGAAATCAGATACAAAGCCTTTTGCCCTGTCGACTCCCAGACGAATACCTATCCCTTTGATGAAGAAAGTGGAGGATGAACTGCTGAAAATGCAAGTGGAGGGAGTAATTTCGAAAGTAGATCAACCCACTGATTGGTGTTCAGGAATGGTCATTGTTCCTAAGTCTAATGGTTGCGTGAGAGTTTGTGTTGATATGTCCAAACTCAATGAGAGTGTAAAAAGAGGAAGAATGGTATTACCTTCAGTAGAACACACTCTAGCTCAGTTACAAGGAGCTCGCGTTTTCAGTAAGCTCGATGCGAATAGTGGCTTTTGGCAG ATTGCCATTTGGTATAACATTGGCACCAGAGCTATTCCAAAAACAATGTCAGAGACACTCAACGGTTTGCCAGGAACTCTGTGCTTGATGGATGATATTCTTGTCTATGGGAAAACACAAGCAGAACATGAGCAACATCTTCGGAAAGTCCTAGATAGAGTACAACAAGCCGGTCTTACGCTTAACCAAGAGAAGTGTATAATttcaacaaacacagtgaaaTTCTTAGGTCATGTCGTCGATCATACAGGTATCAGAAGTGATCCAGACAAAGTTAATGCAATTAAGGAGATGCCAGAGCCGTCGACGCCTACAGAAGTCAGGAGATTATTAGGCATGGTAAACCAACTGGGAAAGTTTCTCCCAAGATTAGCTAAGGAAACAGATCCATTGAGAGCCTTGATTACCTCCAAGTCAGAGTGGATGTGGGGAGACAGTCAACAGCTTGCTTTTGAAACAATGAAAGAAGATCTGTCTCAACCACCAGTTTTAGCTTTATATTCTCCAACCAGACCAACAGCTGTGTCTGCAGATGCGTCAGCATATGGTCTAGGAGCAGTTATTCGACAGAACCAAGACAATGGAGAATGGAAACCAATTGCATACGCATCAAG AGAGCAACAAGATGCAGATGAAACAAGCTACCAGCTGAAGCAATTCTGCAGGAATGGATGGCCGCCCAAACATAAGCTTAAAGGAGATATCAAGAAATTCTGGGCAGTTTCATCAGAACTGTCTGTGGAAGATGGCCTATTACTACGTGGTAGCCGACTGGTTATCCCTACCTCAATGCAAGCAGAGATTCTGCATAAGCTTCATTTGGGACACCTTGGCATTACCAAATGTAGAGAGAGAGCATGTTCAGCAGTTTGGTGGCCAGGAATTACATCACAATTACAAGATAAGATTGAACAGTGTTCAATATGCAACAAACAACGTCCTATACCAGTCGAACCCTTGTTGCCAACTGTTTTTCCTAGTCGATTGTGGCAAACGTTGGGCACTGATTTGTTTGAATGGAGAGGGAAGTCTTTTCTACTAGTCGTGGATTATTATTCCAGATACCCTGAAGTCGTTTCCTTGTCAAGCACATCTTCCAAAGAAGTAATAGACAAGATGAAAGCCATGTTTGCTCGACACGGCATACCAGATGAGGTCAGATCGGATAATGGTCCTCAGTATGCCTCTGATATATTCGCAAAGTTTGCAAAAAAGTACGACTTTGTGCACACAACGAGTAGTCCGAGATATCCCCAATCGAATGGAGAAGCTGAACGAATGGTACAGACTATGAAGAAACTACTAATGAAGAGTGATGATCCTTACCAGGGATTGTTGTCTTATCGTTCAGCCCCTCTGTCAAATGGATATTCTCCGGCAGAATTACTAATGGGTAGGCAACTGAGAAGTTTTGTCCCAACCACACTAGCTACTCTTTTACCTAAACGTGTCCCCTACAGAGATATACAAGTCAAAGAACAAGTTCAGAGACAGAAGACAAAGGAGAGATTTGACAAACACCATAGAGTCAAAGAATTACCACCATTATCTCAAGGAGAAAAAGTTTGGATTCCTGATAGAACAGAGAGAGGGTCAATTTTACAACAGTCTAAAACACCAAGATCGTATACAGTAGCAGCACCATCAGAAGAATTTCGTAGAAACAGAAGACACATAGTCAGAGATCATCAACAAAAAGAACCAGTACCAGAAGACCAGAAGACTGAAATGAAGAAAGAAGAACCAACAGAAAGTACAGTGCAACATCCACCTTCAATACAAGCAGgtctaacaacaacaagaagtgGTCGAGCTGTCAAGCCACCGCAGAAACTAGACTTATAG